A single genomic interval of Cucumis sativus cultivar 9930 chromosome 5, Cucumber_9930_V3, whole genome shotgun sequence harbors:
- the LOC101211424 gene encoding geranylgeranyl transferase type-1 subunit beta: MDSDSTLLEDSSTPSPSSSSSGFDRDRHVMFLEMMYQLLPFQYQTQEINHLTLAYFVISGLDLLGAMDRVDKDKIANWVLSFQALPTNKAEKTTGELYGFCGSRSSQFPPDENGDLIHNGSHLASTYCALVILKVIGYDFSNINSESIAISMRNLQQSDGSFVPIHIGAEADLRFVYCAAAICYMLENWSGMDRQKTKTYILNCQSYDGGFGLTPGSESHGGGTYCAIASLRLMGFIEDDPLSRDNPSSIINVPLLLEWCLQKQAADGGFQGRPNKPADTCYAFWIGSTLRILGGLDLIDKKALKAFLLTCQSKYGGFSKFPMDFPDLYHSYYGFTAFSLLEEPDINSLFVELGITDVSAWRI; this comes from the exons ATGGATTCAGATTCGACCCTGCTTGAAGATTCTTCCACTCCttctccctcttcttcttcttctggtTTCGATAGAGATCGTCATGTGATGTTCTTGGAGATGATGTACCAGTTGTTGCCTTTTCAATATCAGACACAAGAGATCAACCACCTTACGCTTGCTTACTTCGTCATCTCCGGCCTTGACCTTCTTGGTGCCATGGATCGT gtGGACAAGGACAAAATTGCAAATTGGGTCTTGTCCTTTCAAGCACTTCCTACAAACAAGGCTGAAAAAACCACTG GAGAACTTTATGGATTCTGCGGATCAAGAAGTTCTCAGTTTCCTCCAGATGAGAATGGG GATTTAATTCACAACGGTAGTCACTTGGCGAGCACATATTGTGCCCTTGTAATACTGAAGGTTATTGGTTATGACTTCTCCAATATTAACTCTGAATCAATAGCAATCTCAATGAGAAACCTTCAACAATCGGATGGGAG CTTTGTGCCTATCCATATTGGAGCAGAGGCTGACCTTCGGTTCGTCTATTGTGCTG CTGCAATCTGTTATATGCTTGAGAATTGGAGCGGGATGGACAGGCAGAAAACTAAAACCTACATATTGAACTGTCAG TCATATGATGGTGGCTTCGGGTTAACTCCTGGCTCAGAATCTCATG GCGGTGGAACGTATTGTGCTATTGCATCTCTCCGTTTAATGGGTTTCATTGAAGATGATCCTCTCTCTAGAGACAATCCTTCTTCCATAATAAACGTCCCATTGTTGCTGGAGTGGTGCTTGCAg AAACAAGCAGCTGATGGAGGATTTCAAGGTCGACCTAACAAGCCTGCTGACACTTGTTACGCATTTTG GATTGGATCTACCTTGAGGATTTTAGGAGGCCTCGATTTAATAGATAAGAAGGCTTTGAAGGCATTTTTGTTGACGTGCCAGTCTAAG TATGGTGGTTTCAGCAAGTTTCCGATGGATTTTCCTGATTTGTACCACTCCTA